One region of Limnospira fusiformis SAG 85.79 genomic DNA includes:
- a CDS encoding RNA-guided endonuclease InsQ/TnpB family protein produces the protein MYPSPELNQVWRKWLAACRYCYNQAIALQKSGKRLSKLKLRNEVMQSDLPEWVKETPCHIRQNAIFDAHLAFSASPGARFRSCRDSSQAIKFNDANFSSGSWYPRLTKGLTFKVSEPILSTCDQGTQLVFSKGQWFAVFPKPVAVTPTEATGVIALDPGVRTFMTGFDGSKFLEFGSGDIGRITRLCQHLDDLMSRIASCPSKKRRRRMRRAAQRMRIKIRNLIDEAHKQIAHYLTRNYSLIFLPTFETSDMVAKAKRKIKSKTARAMLTWAHYRFKLTLRHQAEITGTTVVDVTEEYTSKTCTHCGHVHSQLGGSKVFRCPECGFTLPRDWNGAFGIFLKVLRDTASVTLTGNSAIVALSGNSRINVA, from the coding sequence ATTTACCCCAGCCCCGAGCTAAATCAAGTCTGGCGTAAATGGCTGGCGGCTTGTCGGTATTGCTACAACCAAGCAATTGCTTTGCAGAAAAGCGGTAAACGACTAAGCAAATTGAAGTTACGCAACGAAGTGATGCAGAGCGATTTGCCAGAGTGGGTCAAAGAAACGCCTTGTCACATCCGGCAAAATGCAATATTCGATGCCCATCTTGCCTTTTCAGCCAGTCCTGGCGCAAGGTTTAGAAGTTGTCGGGATAGTTCTCAAGCCATCAAGTTTAATGATGCTAATTTCTCTTCAGGAAGTTGGTATCCAAGACTGACGAAAGGATTAACTTTCAAGGTTTCCGAACCTATTCTATCGACTTGCGATCAAGGAACCCAGCTAGTCTTTTCTAAAGGACAATGGTTTGCGGTTTTCCCTAAACCTGTTGCCGTTACCCCAACTGAAGCTACTGGCGTGATTGCATTAGATCCGGGCGTCCGAACTTTTATGACTGGGTTTGATGGTTCAAAATTTCTGGAATTTGGTTCTGGAGATATTGGACGCATCACTCGATTGTGCCAACATCTGGATGATTTGATGAGTCGGATTGCCTCATGTCCTAGCAAAAAACGGCGACGGCGCATGAGGCGGGCTGCTCAACGGATGAGAATCAAAATCCGCAATCTAATTGATGAGGCCCATAAACAAATTGCCCATTATCTGACTCGTAACTATAGCCTGATTTTCCTGCCCACCTTCGAGACTTCCGATATGGTTGCCAAGGCGAAGCGGAAAATCAAATCCAAGACTGCCCGCGCCATGCTGACATGGGCGCATTATCGATTCAAACTAACCCTGAGACATCAAGCGGAAATAACTGGAACCACAGTTGTAGATGTGACGGAAGAATACACCAGCAAAACCTGTACTCACTGTGGTCATGTGCATTCCCAGCTAGGTGGCTCAAAAGTGTTCCGATGTCCTGAGTGTGGGTTCACTCTACCCAGGGACTGGAACGGTGCTTTTGGAATCTTTCTAAAAGTTTTGCGGGATACCGCCTCTGTTACCTTAACGGGTAATAGTGCTATCGTCGCATTGTCAGGCAATAGCCGGATAAATGTCGCGTAA
- a CDS encoding calcium-binding protein: MTAELIPNPTQPESSRPNPNAIDGGLIIEGFMNQENRLIGTGGSDLIAGGDLNDVIYGGDGGNNTLSGGAGDDIIYGGKGDDLIYGGQGNDIIYGGEGKNTISAGEGNNTLLGGAGDDLVYGGKDDDIIYGGKGSDTVYAGEGNNLLFSNLGDDLVYGGQGNDIIYGGQGDDIIHGGEGNNTLLGDKGNDLIYGGTGNDTIYGVEGNNTILGGPGNNLIFGGKNDDVIHSGKGDNTVYGGQGNDRISAGKGNSLLTGGKGSDTFSLVSSDPDKESFSIQELFGLDTITDFTVGEDRIQLDADIFDALGGAENLADSEFTTIANFDPTNPTNTGGANLVYNSTSGVLYYIDGTGQAIPILNLGEGLDDLDSDSFDLI, translated from the coding sequence ATGACCGCCGAATTAATACCTAACCCCACACAGCCCGAAAGTAGCAGGCCCAACCCGAATGCGATCGATGGTGGCTTAATCATCGAAGGGTTTATGAACCAGGAGAACCGCCTCATAGGTACCGGAGGTAGTGATTTGATCGCTGGTGGGGACCTGAATGATGTGATATATGGGGGGGACGGGGGCAATAATACCCTATCTGGAGGTGCGGGAGATGACATCATTTACGGAGGTAAGGGAGATGACCTAATTTATGGTGGTCAGGGAAATGACATCATCTACGGCGGGGAAGGTAAGAATACAATCTCCGCTGGAGAAGGGAATAACACCCTATTGGGAGGTGCGGGAGATGACCTCGTTTATGGTGGTAAGGATGATGACATCATTTATGGGGGTAAGGGCAGTGACACAGTCTATGCTGGAGAAGGCAATAATCTGCTGTTTAGTAACCTGGGAGATGACCTCGTGTATGGTGGTCAGGGAAATGACATCATCTATGGAGGTCAGGGAGATGACATCATCCACGGCGGGGAAGGCAATAATACCCTGTTGGGAGATAAGGGTAATGACCTAATTTATGGTGGCACTGGTAACGATACTATTTACGGTGTCGAAGGTAATAACACCATACTTGGTGGACCTGGAAATAACCTGATTTTTGGTGGTAAGAATGATGATGTTATCCATAGCGGTAAAGGGGATAACACCGTTTATGGTGGTCAGGGGAACGATCGCATTTCTGCCGGGAAAGGTAATAGCCTTCTGACCGGGGGTAAAGGATCTGATACCTTTAGCTTAGTTTCTAGTGACCCCGATAAGGAGTCCTTCAGCATTCAAGAGTTGTTTGGACTCGACACCATCACAGATTTTACTGTGGGTGAAGATCGCATCCAATTAGATGCGGATATTTTTGATGCCTTGGGAGGGGCGGAAAACCTCGCTGATAGTGAGTTTACCACAATTGCCAACTTTGATCCGACTAATCCCACCAATACCGGAGGGGCTAACCTAGTTTATAATTCCACCAGTGGCGTTTTGTACTACATTGACGGCACTGGACAAGCCATTCCGATTCTGAATTTAGGAGAAGGGTTAGATGACCTCGACTCCGACAGCTTCGATTTAATCTAG
- a CDS encoding tetratricopeptide repeat protein produces the protein MRISNQSTNQPSPAAQSLAERGLWCQQQKDYGKAVDWYKRALEVYFPWAEVHYNLGFVLEKLGDVEDAIACYRQAIIHKPNYTNAYYNLGLILQQSGREIEAIAAYQSAIYLEPETPMPYSNLGGILVGRGEYQTALEILGAALKKWPQTASLHNNLGRSLLGKQDGDRAIAAFLKAVQLQPDSAIIQHNLGKALQQQGSHIAALECFQKVLSLAPEFPGIHSDLAWSLMELADFPEAIAHLKEAIKGQEFLLTAYITQSENQSVDGSLGEAQKACAQLLQALNQNDISVSVIKLAQTYFHLGQALAEYQNFGAAEQYYQKTLKLQPDFTGAHLAWGDILREQGRIKEAQKHYNQSLELLTAEPETNPPLSQPIPDLPELPPADPDLPACQGLDCHPCLKPIIENFSPQQVGSHQYKLKPPAPLPLWNITGNVTILPQGRAIVDPRRNWWKVCNATAIINAEGEMLPPFSRFYPTPLPGCRNHDPRRHPIFAKDGLTEAEAIAGTVAVVSGISGSVYFHWMVDVLPRLEILRQAGYNWQDIDRIVVNSIRHPFQRETLQRLGIPESQIVESDIHPHIQADQLLVPDFAGPVGYPPPWVLAWHRRTWLQEETAGVNLNSEGFLELSDPQKSKLGDEKPPKLIYISRHSAKYRRLLNEEAIASLLQQRGFTTINPETLSVAQQAQVFSQAKVIVASHGSGLTNLIFCQPGSTIIELMSPHYIRPYFWGLSRQVGLHHYYITGEALDCYPLRQLMYPTALTEDIWINPETLLELLDSILATDTASLPTSSQKNDLTQPSMSKVTMINFPNLSETALAAGFQKQAEFHLQGGDIDAAIAACEQALHHDPNSAITCQLLGKVWQQRGDEYWSRYWYQRAQALGYRESVVERKDPPQPESPSQGKPEIPQAPEEPPSDMVAQVEANLQEKQFQQALSLCQQALALDPEAANIYPLLGKALLGLKRLSEAVAAFEKAVQLNPADATIHTNLGSLYAQMQRWEQAVKCYERAIALQPNLVAAHRNLGKVWQKLGQPQQALSCRYQALILQPDQGEASEFLAVGNSLLQGGRLQEAEVCYRQVVRRSPHDSQAYHNLGEVLSAQGLWSQAEAAYRRAVELQPDSFESRNSLGQALVAQEKWDDAIACYGRALEQNPRLLMALENLSKALRHSNKTLPSSQGRWLSLIAGRQIPEELPPPGGGAFAPPDVDVALERATELYQQKRYQACVQQCQQVVQWRPREARAYSLWGKALVGLEAYGKALRCYRQAIALEPKNGLWHQELGELCLQVRRYPEAIVSLQEAVKLKPHPRIYRSLASAWGALGKEGAG, from the coding sequence ATGAGGATTAGTAACCAGTCAACAAACCAACCATCCCCAGCGGCTCAGTCCCTAGCCGAGCGAGGTTTATGGTGTCAGCAGCAGAAAGATTATGGGAAGGCGGTAGATTGGTATAAAAGGGCGTTAGAGGTTTATTTTCCTTGGGCGGAGGTACATTATAATCTGGGATTTGTCTTAGAAAAATTGGGAGATGTAGAGGATGCGATCGCCTGTTACCGTCAAGCGATAATCCACAAGCCGAACTACACCAACGCCTATTATAACTTAGGGTTAATCCTACAACAGTCAGGGCGAGAAATCGAAGCGATCGCCGCCTATCAAAGCGCGATTTATCTGGAACCAGAAACCCCCATGCCTTATAGTAATTTAGGGGGTATTTTAGTAGGAAGAGGGGAATATCAAACCGCCTTAGAGATTCTCGGAGCCGCCCTCAAAAAGTGGCCGCAGACAGCCAGCCTCCATAATAACCTCGGTCGATCGCTATTAGGAAAACAGGATGGGGATAGGGCGATCGCCGCCTTTTTAAAAGCCGTACAACTGCAACCGGACAGTGCCATAATTCAACATAACCTAGGGAAAGCCCTGCAACAACAGGGAAGCCATATAGCCGCCCTAGAGTGCTTCCAAAAAGTGTTAAGCCTAGCGCCAGAATTTCCGGGTATCCATAGTGATTTAGCCTGGTCTCTGATGGAATTAGCAGATTTTCCAGAAGCGATCGCCCATTTAAAAGAAGCCATTAAAGGGCAGGAATTCCTGTTAACCGCCTATATAACCCAAAGTGAAAACCAAAGCGTTGACGGCAGTTTAGGAGAAGCCCAAAAAGCCTGCGCCCAGCTACTACAAGCACTCAACCAAAACGATATATCCGTGAGTGTGATCAAACTAGCCCAAACCTACTTTCACTTAGGTCAAGCCTTAGCAGAATACCAGAACTTTGGAGCCGCCGAACAATACTATCAAAAAACCCTGAAACTGCAACCAGACTTCACCGGCGCCCATTTAGCTTGGGGAGACATTCTGAGGGAACAGGGTCGTATCAAAGAAGCCCAAAAACATTATAACCAGAGTTTAGAACTATTAACCGCCGAACCCGAAACCAACCCACCCCTATCTCAACCCATTCCCGACCTACCAGAGTTACCCCCGGCTGACCCCGACCTACCAGCCTGTCAGGGATTAGACTGCCATCCTTGCCTAAAGCCGATTATAGAAAACTTTTCCCCCCAACAGGTAGGCAGCCATCAATACAAATTGAAACCCCCAGCGCCCTTACCTTTATGGAACATCACCGGAAACGTGACCATTTTACCCCAGGGGCGGGCGATTGTTGATCCGCGTCGCAATTGGTGGAAAGTCTGTAACGCCACCGCCATAATTAACGCGGAAGGGGAGATGCTGCCGCCATTTTCCCGATTTTATCCTACCCCCTTACCAGGTTGCCGTAACCATGACCCTCGCCGCCACCCAATTTTTGCCAAGGATGGACTCACAGAAGCAGAGGCGATCGCCGGAACTGTTGCGGTAGTATCAGGAATATCGGGTAGTGTTTACTTTCACTGGATGGTTGACGTACTGCCGCGATTAGAAATTTTGCGACAGGCTGGCTACAATTGGCAGGATATCGATCGCATTGTAGTGAACAGTATCCGTCACCCCTTCCAACGAGAAACCCTGCAACGGTTAGGTATACCAGAATCCCAAATAGTCGAAAGCGACATTCACCCCCATATCCAAGCAGATCAGCTTTTAGTTCCTGATTTTGCCGGACCCGTAGGCTATCCACCACCGTGGGTGTTAGCTTGGCATCGTCGGACTTGGCTACAGGAGGAAACCGCAGGGGTTAACCTTAACTCAGAGGGCTTTCTGGAACTCTCTGACCCACAGAAATCTAAATTAGGTGATGAAAAACCACCAAAGCTCATCTATATCAGCCGTCATAGCGCCAAATATCGGCGGTTGTTAAACGAAGAGGCGATCGCCTCCCTATTGCAGCAGCGGGGATTTACCACCATCAACCCCGAAACCCTATCTGTAGCCCAACAGGCTCAAGTATTTTCCCAGGCGAAAGTCATTGTCGCATCCCACGGTAGCGGGTTAACCAATTTAATTTTCTGTCAGCCTGGAAGCACCATCATTGAACTCATGTCTCCCCACTACATTCGGCCTTACTTTTGGGGGTTAAGTAGGCAAGTGGGACTCCATCACTACTACATCACCGGAGAAGCCTTAGACTGCTATCCCCTCCGACAACTGATGTATCCTACTGCCTTAACAGAAGATATCTGGATTAACCCAGAGACCTTGCTAGAGTTGCTAGATTCTATACTCGCCACCGATACAGCCAGCCTCCCGACTTCTAGCCAGAAAAATGATCTCACCCAGCCATCAATGTCTAAGGTTACTATGATCAATTTTCCCAATTTAAGCGAAACCGCCCTAGCCGCCGGGTTTCAGAAACAAGCTGAATTTCATCTCCAAGGGGGTGACATTGATGCAGCCATAGCCGCTTGTGAACAGGCGCTTCACCATGACCCTAATTCTGCCATCACCTGTCAGTTGTTGGGTAAAGTTTGGCAACAGCGGGGCGATGAATATTGGTCAAGATATTGGTATCAAAGGGCGCAGGCTCTTGGTTATAGGGAATCTGTGGTTGAGAGGAAAGACCCCCCCCAACCGGAAAGCCCAAGTCAGGGGAAACCAGAGATTCCTCAAGCCCCAGAGGAGCCACCATCGGATATGGTGGCACAGGTAGAAGCGAATTTGCAGGAAAAACAATTTCAGCAGGCTTTGAGTCTGTGTCAGCAGGCTCTGGCATTAGACCCCGAGGCGGCGAATATTTACCCCCTGTTGGGTAAGGCTCTGTTGGGGTTGAAACGATTATCGGAGGCGGTGGCTGCTTTTGAGAAGGCGGTGCAGTTGAACCCCGCAGATGCCACAATTCACACGAATTTGGGAAGTCTCTATGCTCAAATGCAACGCTGGGAACAGGCGGTAAAATGCTATGAAAGGGCGATCGCTCTCCAACCGAACTTGGTAGCGGCTCATCGGAATTTGGGTAAAGTATGGCAGAAGTTGGGACAACCTCAGCAAGCCCTTAGTTGTCGATATCAGGCTTTGATTTTGCAGCCAGACCAGGGGGAAGCCTCGGAGTTTTTGGCGGTGGGTAATAGCCTTTTACAAGGTGGCAGACTCCAGGAGGCTGAGGTGTGTTATCGCCAGGTGGTCAGGCGATCGCCCCACGATTCCCAAGCCTATCACAATTTGGGGGAGGTTCTCTCGGCTCAAGGTTTGTGGTCCCAAGCGGAAGCCGCCTATCGGCGCGCGGTGGAGTTGCAACCGGACTCTTTTGAATCTCGCAATAGTTTGGGACAAGCCCTGGTGGCTCAAGAAAAGTGGGATGATGCGATCGCCTGTTATGGTCGCGCCCTGGAACAAAATCCCCGCCTGTTGATGGCTTTGGAAAATTTGTCTAAGGCTTTACGCCATAGTAACAAGACCTTACCTTCTAGTCAGGGGCGTTGGTTAAGTTTGATTGCTGGGCGACAAATACCCGAAGAGTTGCCACCGCCAGGGGGTGGGGCTTTTGCGCCGCCAGATGTAGATGTAGCCTTGGAAAGGGCCACGGAGTTATATCAGCAAAAACGCTATCAGGCTTGCGTCCAGCAGTGTCAGCAGGTGGTGCAGTGGCGACCGAGGGAAGCCAGAGCATATAGTCTCTGGGGGAAGGCTCTGGTCGGTTTGGAGGCTTATGGTAAGGCGCTACGCTGCTATCGACAGGCGATCGCTTTGGAACCGAAAAATGGCCTATGGCATCAGGAGTTAGGGGAATTGTGTCTGCAAGTGCGACGCTACCCAGAGGCGATCGTCAGTTTACAGGAAGCTGTCAAATTAAAACCCCATCCCCGCATTTATCGCAGTCTAGCCAGCGCCTGGGGAGCCTTGGGTAAAGAAGGGGCGGGTTGA
- a CDS encoding tetratricopeptide repeat protein — protein sequence MFGWDRGLWRRGQKTQAIACYQVAVTTHPHSAKAHQQLAEALYHLGRQGEAMTYYRRGFELAERREPTPPRQVQPQPPWWERFPGFGWLRGNRRRLPIGEDYQSPLPTSHHQILPSPPVAVLPPVQSVSSPTADTQKPPQRRVEEPVTPPNHIPMGGVASASPPGQPGWEEAIAAATGENWQGCVDICRHLLEREPERLEVLQLLAQALEALEQWSDAAGVYQKAVALAPEHGEMWVHLGDVYVVMQAWEQAIGAYQKAVALAPDLVSVWEVLGNLELGRENWSEAAEIYRRVLELNPNSWEVYHKLGDTLQELGRIDEAIEAFRRATECASGKAGG from the coding sequence ATGTTTGGTTGGGATAGGGGGTTATGGCGTAGGGGGCAGAAAACTCAGGCGATCGCTTGTTATCAGGTGGCTGTTACTACCCACCCCCACAGTGCTAAGGCTCATCAACAGTTAGCCGAAGCCCTCTATCATTTAGGGCGACAGGGAGAGGCGATGACCTATTATCGTCGCGGATTTGAGTTAGCCGAACGTCGGGAGCCTACACCCCCCCGACAAGTTCAGCCACAACCACCTTGGTGGGAGCGTTTTCCCGGTTTCGGTTGGCTGAGAGGGAACCGCAGAAGGCTTCCTATAGGGGAAGATTATCAATCTCCGTTACCTACTTCCCACCACCAGATTTTACCCTCTCCACCCGTGGCGGTTTTGCCCCCGGTGCAATCTGTGAGTTCCCCGACAGCAGACACCCAGAAACCTCCTCAGCGGCGGGTAGAAGAACCTGTAACCCCCCCAAATCACATCCCTATGGGGGGGGTGGCTTCTGCATCACCACCGGGTCAACCAGGCTGGGAAGAGGCGATCGCTGCAGCCACAGGGGAAAATTGGCAGGGCTGTGTTGATATTTGTCGCCACCTGCTCGAGAGGGAACCGGAACGCCTGGAGGTGTTGCAGCTATTAGCCCAGGCTCTGGAAGCCTTGGAGCAATGGTCTGATGCCGCTGGGGTCTACCAAAAAGCGGTGGCTTTGGCTCCTGAACATGGGGAAATGTGGGTGCATTTGGGGGATGTTTATGTGGTTATGCAGGCTTGGGAGCAGGCGATCGGCGCTTATCAAAAGGCAGTGGCTCTGGCTCCCGATTTGGTCTCAGTTTGGGAGGTGTTGGGGAACCTGGAGTTGGGACGAGAAAATTGGTCGGAGGCGGCGGAAATTTATCGCCGGGTGCTGGAGTTGAATCCCAACAGTTGGGAGGTTTATCATAAGTTGGGTGATACTCTCCAGGAGTTGGGTCGCATTGATGAGGCGATCGAAGCCTTCCGGCGGGCCACGGAGTGCGCCTCGGGAAAGGCAGGGGGATGA
- a CDS encoding Uma2 family endonuclease produces MVIVFHVKYTINLEEFLDLPETQPASEYLKGEITQKPMPPGENSTLQIRLGTVINEAFLRPKLAHAFTELWCDFGGQSLVTDISVFTWERIPRTEKRRIANGFEVHPDWVIEILSPEQSANQVIRKIMFCLSQGTQLGWLVDPKDESVMILKPDSFPEVKLGEDILPVWEHLKKFQLSAREMFAWLSLDNREPNRSINLKSSNSHDD; encoded by the coding sequence ATGGTAATTGTTTTCCATGTAAAATATACCATAAATTTGGAGGAGTTTTTAGACCTTCCGGAAACTCAACCTGCGAGTGAATATCTGAAAGGAGAAATCACCCAGAAACCGATGCCTCCAGGAGAAAATAGCACCTTACAAATCCGTTTAGGGACGGTTATTAATGAGGCTTTTTTACGCCCAAAGTTAGCTCATGCCTTTACCGAGTTATGGTGTGACTTTGGCGGACAGTCCCTCGTAACCGATATCAGCGTTTTCACTTGGGAGCGCATTCCCCGAACTGAAAAAAGGAGAATTGCGAATGGCTTTGAAGTTCATCCAGATTGGGTTATTGAAATTTTATCTCCCGAACAATCAGCCAATCAAGTGATCAGAAAAATCATGTTTTGTCTGAGTCAAGGAACACAGTTGGGATGGTTGGTCGATCCGAAGGATGAATCGGTGATGATACTGAAACCGGACTCATTTCCGGAAGTTAAACTGGGAGAGGATATTTTGCCGGTTTGGGAGCATCTCAAAAAGTTTCAGCTTTCAGCACGAGAAATGTTTGCTTGGTTAAGTCTTGACAACAGAGAACCGAATCGTTCAATTAATCTAAAATCATCAAATTCCCATGACGATTGA